Proteins co-encoded in one Chaetodon auriga isolate fChaAug3 chromosome 9, fChaAug3.hap1, whole genome shotgun sequence genomic window:
- the bbs12 gene encoding chaperonin-containing T-complex member BBS12, whose product MLGSAILNHRQHVGLQKLSALAGITHSSLGPNKKYKFIQDDTSGESTVVCSCFRIFENLELTCAVGQLVYETLQAHQKVYHTGSGCLLFLAGAWSRAALECLQRGISVAHIVSAMSEGMDLCLDVCKRSSVSTEALGMEQSESCTATFHGLERHLSKKPIVEASQASCHMQETAKVDHKTLNSSRQRKVKLSRHFYEAKSEKVSTVLEPHQPKHPDIAHIAAGLSHGCIDAMNLAVEASRIQSRNNQQDISSSTFDVTKVVTCVLPGLTEERACVVPGCVVLLSAEQASVVQHLKEQRVKVALVNGDLSDTYRHLGFNRPTGIQCVSDQSDLSSSSKEEEWMTKVVTLLLKLEVNLILVSGLVSEKVILRCCRHHILVVGKVKASVLKAFANTTGAVPVTYATQLSEHCVGIGVKVVIWRDLSTHERKPSTTVNICTGENSELVTVVLTSCVNGKLQALEDQFWACAYRLHHMLKDKVLLPGAGVTEMLCIHHLQEQVERHVKHHRERKGEQQIKAGTANPYRGVVLHLMADGLIDYVSTVMFNTGRMSKVQARTAVSQQLQECNDNVGIATKLSQLFLDGGQDENADVSRLKSSEAPAVKIYDNLSVKQEAWRKALDLVFLVLQADAEVITGTDRKADENLMLL is encoded by the coding sequence ATGCTGGGAAGTGCTATCCTAAACCATCGACAACATGTGGGACTGCAGAAGCTCTCAGCGCTGGCAGGAATCACACATTCCTCCTTGGGCCCCAATAAAAAGTACAAGTTTATCCAAGATGACACGAGTGGGGAGTCAACTGTTGTTTGCTCGTGCTTTCGCATCTTTGAGAACCTGGAGCTGACCTGCGCGGTGGGTCAGCTGGTTTACGAGACTCTTCAAGCCCACCAGAAGGTCTATCATACAGGGTCGGGATGTCTACTGTTCCTCGCAGGAGCGTGGAGTCGCGCTGCGTTGGAGTGCCTTCAAAGAGGAATTTCAGTAGCACACATCGTCTCGGCTATGTCTGAAGGGATGGATCTATGCTTGGATGTTTGTAAGAGAAGCAGTGTCTCAACTGAGGCTCTTGGCATGGAGCAATCAGAGAGCTGCACTGCAACATTTCATGGTTTAGAGCGTCACCTGTCAAAGAAACCCATTGTGGAGGCTTCACAGGCATCATGCCACATGCAGGAGACAGCAAAAGTTGATCACAAGACTcttaacagcagcagacaaaggaAAGTAAAGCTCAGCAGACATTTTTATGAGGCCAAGTCTGAAAAAGTCTCCACTGTGCTGGAACCTCATCAGCCTAAGCATCCTGACATTGCACATATTGCTGCGGGATTGAGTCACGGTTGTATTGATGCAATGAATTTAGCAGTCGAAGCCAGCAGAATACAGTCAAGAAATAATCAACAAGATATCAGCTCTTCCACTTTTGATGTCACTAAAGTGGTCACATGTGTGTTACCTGGTTTAACAGAGGAGCGTGCGTGTGTTGTACCAGGCTGCGTTGTCCTCTTATCTGCTGAACAGGCTTCAGTTGTACAGCACTTGAAGGAACAGCGCGTGAAGGTTGCTCTAGTTAACGGAGATTTATCAGATACCTATCGCCATCTTGGCTTTAACAGGCCAACAGgtatacagtgtgtgagtgaccAGTCGGATTTGTCAAGTtccagcaaagaagaagagtgGATGACAAAGGTTGTGACACTTCTGTTGAAGCTGGAAGTGAACCTCATATTAGTCAGTGGGCTTGTCAGTGAGAAAGTGATTCTACGCTGTTGCAGACATCATATACTTGTGGTGGGAAAAGTGAAGGCCTCAGTTTTGAAAGCATTCGCTAATACAACAGGAGCTGTTCCAGTGACTTATGCCACACAGTTGAGTGAGCACTGCGTTGGCATTGGGGTGAAGGTTGTGATATGGAGGGACCTCAGCACCCATGAGAGGAAGCCTTCAACTACTGTGAATATTTGTACTGGTGAGAACAGTGAACTGGTCACAGTGGTCCTCACAAGCTGTGTTAACGGCAAGCTGCAGGCCCTGGAGGATCAGTTTTGGGCGTGTGCTTACCGTTTACACCACATGCTGAAAGACAAAGTCCTCCTGCCTGGTGCTGGAGTGACGGAAATGCTTTGTATTCATCACCTTCAAGAGCAAGTGGAGCGCCATGTCAAGcatcacagagagaggaaaggggagcAGCAGATCAAAGCAGGAACAGCGAACCCTTACAGGGGTGTTGTGTTGCACCTCATGGCAGATGGCTTAATAGATTATGTATCCACTGTAATGTTTAACACTGGAAGGATGTCAAAAGTCCAAGCCAGGACTGCAGTGAGCCAACAACTCCAGGAATGTAATGACAATGTAGGCATTGCTACAAAGCTCTCACAGCTTTTCTTGGATGGTGGACAAGATGAAAATGCAGATGTCTCAAGATTAAAGTCCAGTGAAGCACCTGCAGTAAAAATCTATGATAATCTGAGTGTGAAGCAGGAGGCATGGAGGAAAGCCTTAGATCTGGTGTTCCTGGTTTTACAGGCTGATGCAGAGGTCATCACAGGCACTGACCGAAAGGCCGATGAAAATTTGATGCTGTTATGA
- the fgf2 gene encoding fibroblast growth factor 2 — translation MATGEITTLPSTPEDGGSGGFPPGSFKDPKRLYCKNGGFFLRIKSDGGVDGIREKNDPHIKLQLQATSVGEVVIKGICANRYLAMNRDGRLFGARRATDECHFLERLESNNYNTYRSRKYPNMYVALKRTGQYKSGSKTGPGQKAILFLPMSAKC, via the exons atggccaCGGGAGAAATCACAACACTTCCCTCCACACCTGAAGACGGCGGCAGTGGCGGCTTTCCTCCCGGGAGCTTCAAGGATCCCAAAAGGCTGTACTGTAAAAACGGGGGCTTCTTCTTGAGGATAAAGTCTGATGGGGGAGTGGATGGAATCCGGGAGAAGAACGACCCCCACA tAAAGCTTCAGCTCCAGGCGACCTCAGTGGGGGAGGTGGTCATCAAAGGAATTTGCGCTAACCGTTATCTGGCCATGAACAGAGACGGACGACTATTTGGAGCG AGACGGGCAACAGACGAATGCCACTTCCTCGAGCGGCTCGAGAGCAACAACTACAACACCTACCGCTCCAGGAAGTACCCGAACATGTACGTGGCACTGAAGCGGACTGGCCAGTACAAGTCTGGAAGCAAAACTGGACCGGGTCAAAAGGCCATTCTTTTTCTTCCAATGTCTGCCAAGTGCTAA